The following proteins are encoded in a genomic region of Protaetiibacter sp. SSC-01:
- a CDS encoding NAD(P)-dependent oxidoreductase: MTRVAVVGLGRMGGALAARLVAAGHHVHGADPVAPARERLAAAGGRASASAVEAVAGAEVVVLLLPDSDAVEGVLRDPAMREALAVDAVVVDAGSSDPARTRALAEELAASGIGLVDAPVSGGVLGAENGTLTVMAAGPDALLDRVAGVLEVFGRVVRVGPVGAGHAVKALNNLLSASHLLLTSEAVLAGERFGVEPAVLLEVVNGSSGRSGSSELKWPRYILPGTFDSGFALALMVKDARIATGLLEETGVESPVASATLASWRRALEELEPGADHTEIARWLAR; the protein is encoded by the coding sequence GTGACGCGCGTCGCGGTCGTCGGCCTCGGACGGATGGGCGGCGCGCTCGCCGCGCGGCTCGTCGCGGCGGGGCATCACGTGCACGGCGCCGACCCCGTGGCCCCGGCGCGCGAGCGCCTCGCAGCAGCGGGCGGCCGGGCCTCCGCGTCGGCCGTCGAGGCGGTCGCGGGCGCCGAGGTCGTCGTGCTGCTGCTGCCCGACTCGGACGCCGTCGAGGGCGTGCTGCGCGACCCCGCGATGCGCGAGGCGCTCGCCGTGGATGCCGTGGTCGTCGACGCAGGATCCTCCGACCCCGCGCGCACGCGTGCGCTCGCGGAGGAGCTCGCGGCATCCGGCATCGGTCTCGTCGACGCCCCCGTCTCGGGCGGCGTCCTGGGCGCCGAGAACGGCACCCTCACCGTCATGGCGGCGGGGCCCGACGCGCTGCTCGACCGCGTCGCGGGCGTGCTCGAGGTGTTCGGCCGCGTCGTGCGGGTGGGACCCGTCGGCGCGGGGCACGCCGTCAAGGCCCTCAACAACCTGCTCTCGGCGTCGCATCTGCTGCTCACGAGCGAGGCGGTGCTCGCGGGGGAGCGCTTCGGCGTCGAGCCGGCCGTGCTGCTCGAGGTCGTGAACGGCTCGAGCGGCCGCAGCGGATCGAGCGAGCTCAAGTGGCCGCGCTACATCCTGCCGGGCACCTTCGACTCCGGCTTCGCGCTCGCCCTCATGGTCAAGGACGCGCGCATCGCGACCGGCCTGCTCGAGGAGACGGGCGTCGAGAGCCCCGTGGCGTCGGCGACTCTCGCGAGCTGGCGGCGCGCGCTCGAGGAGCTCGAGCCGGGAGCCGACCACACGGAGATCGCCCGGTGGCTCGCGCGGTGA
- a CDS encoding VOC family protein — protein sequence MALPVVDHIGVLVLDLEEAMARYTRALDVEFSPVGRYRTDRYEDDSSDCPHRHDARFAVTRGPGPRIELLEATGEGTHAARHAGVHHLAFTGIRDLDAEYERVTAAGVRVEAQNTDAEGRRLLFFAAAEPWSGTRLELVSALPGPIVLDDGSPAPVDPRTGRPSVLALEGES from the coding sequence GTGGCGCTGCCCGTCGTCGATCACATCGGCGTCCTCGTGCTCGACCTCGAGGAGGCCATGGCGCGCTACACGCGTGCGCTCGACGTCGAGTTCAGCCCCGTGGGCCGCTACCGCACCGACCGCTACGAGGACGACTCGAGCGACTGCCCGCACCGCCACGACGCACGCTTCGCCGTCACCCGCGGCCCGGGTCCCCGCATCGAGCTGCTCGAGGCGACCGGGGAGGGGACGCACGCCGCGCGCCACGCGGGCGTGCACCACCTGGCCTTCACCGGCATCCGCGACCTCGATGCCGAGTACGAGCGCGTGACGGCAGCGGGGGTGCGCGTCGAGGCGCAGAACACGGATGCCGAGGGCCGGCGCCTGCTGTTCTTCGCCGCAGCCGAGCCCTGGAGCGGGACGCGGCTCGAGCTCGTGTCGGCGCTGCCCGGCCCCATCGTGCTCGACGACGGCAGCCCCGCCCCGGTGGACCCGCGCACGGGCCGTCCGAGCGTGCTCGCCCTGGAAGGAGAATCATGA
- a CDS encoding cyclase family protein encodes MTRPRYRDLAVREDAPRGTSWGVYGADDEIGTLNEATPDRAVAAASLVREGVAFPLSLPLDEPDPPLFGRRGFTHTVVQEPTSLDDRIDDLHPQASSQWDSLAHVRHPELGFYNGVPAGAVGVGRGSRLGIDRWGARGIAARFVLLDVARHRASYGRPIRWDARELIGVDDLVATAVAQGVELAPGSAVLVRTGWLAGYRAASREERARIAAMVPSDDLSRDRELMPPTPGLAASEDLAAWLWDVEAAAIVADNPALEAMPFERDSVDGWLHYRLIPMLGMAVGELWDLDALAEHCAREDRWEGLLTAAPLRIPGGIGSPANALALM; translated from the coding sequence GTGACGCGGCCGCGCTACCGCGACCTCGCCGTGCGCGAGGACGCGCCGCGGGGCACCTCCTGGGGCGTGTACGGTGCCGACGACGAGATCGGCACGCTCAACGAGGCGACGCCCGACCGCGCTGTGGCCGCCGCATCCCTCGTGCGCGAGGGTGTCGCGTTCCCGCTCTCGCTGCCGCTCGACGAGCCCGACCCGCCGCTCTTCGGGCGCCGCGGCTTCACGCACACCGTGGTGCAGGAGCCGACGTCGCTCGACGACCGCATCGACGACCTGCACCCCCAGGCCTCGAGCCAGTGGGACTCGCTCGCGCACGTGCGGCATCCGGAGCTCGGCTTCTACAACGGCGTGCCCGCGGGTGCCGTTGGCGTCGGCCGCGGATCCCGTCTCGGCATCGACCGCTGGGGCGCGCGGGGCATCGCAGCGCGCTTCGTGCTGCTCGACGTCGCGCGGCACCGCGCCTCCTACGGTCGTCCGATCCGCTGGGACGCGCGAGAGCTGATCGGCGTCGACGACCTCGTGGCGACCGCGGTCGCCCAGGGCGTCGAGCTGGCGCCCGGCTCCGCGGTCCTCGTGCGAACCGGATGGCTCGCGGGCTACCGCGCGGCCTCGCGCGAGGAGCGCGCCCGCATCGCCGCGATGGTGCCGAGCGACGACCTCTCGCGCGACCGCGAGCTCATGCCGCCGACGCCAGGTCTCGCGGCGAGCGAGGACCTCGCTGCGTGGCTGTGGGACGTCGAGGCCGCGGCGATCGTCGCAGACAACCCCGCGCTCGAGGCCATGCCGTTCGAGCGCGACAGCGTCGACGGCTGGCTGCACTACCGCCTCATCCCCATGCTCGGGATGGCGGTGGGCGAGCTCTGGGACCTCGACGCGCTCGCCGAGCACTGCGCGCGCGAGGACCGCTGGGAGGGCCTGCTCACGGCAGCGCCGCTGCGGATCCCGGGCGGTATCGGCTCGCCCGCGAACGCCCTCGCCCTCATGTGA
- a CDS encoding ABC transporter permease, translated as MTLIESPQASAEHTRSLASRIGRRTAAILGRYGALIALGVLLIVFSIASPYFLTIPNLLQVLNQSALSAIVAGGLTLVLASGQFDLSIGYMVSLSGIIVTILMLQGVPIPLAIMIALLAGVVVGLVNGFLVTVLRVNALVGTLGTGSALIGVNYFISGGTPQPVSTQFPEFLQIAIGNWMGVPKPVFYMAGALLILWVVLNKTDFGRNLRATGGNTEAARLTGVRTGRVTTTAFVIAALFAAVTGVLLASSIGSGQPTGGDNYTMSSFAAAFLGSTVLREGQFHVVGTLVGVVTVAVGFNGLALVGVPSFVQFLFQGILLIAAVAFSSIGRRLSQE; from the coding sequence GTGACCCTCATCGAGAGCCCCCAGGCCTCCGCCGAGCACACGCGCAGCCTCGCGTCGCGGATCGGACGCCGCACGGCCGCGATCCTCGGACGCTACGGCGCGCTCATCGCGCTCGGCGTGCTGCTCATCGTCTTCAGCATCGCGTCGCCGTACTTCCTGACGATCCCGAACCTGCTGCAGGTGCTCAACCAGTCGGCGCTCTCCGCGATCGTCGCGGGCGGCCTCACGCTCGTGCTCGCGAGCGGGCAGTTCGACCTCTCGATCGGCTACATGGTGAGCCTCTCGGGCATCATCGTCACGATCCTCATGCTGCAGGGTGTGCCGATCCCCCTCGCGATCATGATCGCGCTCCTCGCGGGCGTCGTCGTGGGCCTCGTGAACGGCTTCCTCGTGACGGTGCTGCGCGTCAACGCGCTCGTCGGCACGCTCGGAACGGGCAGCGCCCTCATCGGCGTCAACTACTTCATCTCGGGCGGCACCCCGCAGCCCGTCTCGACGCAGTTCCCCGAGTTCCTGCAGATCGCGATCGGCAACTGGATGGGCGTGCCCAAGCCCGTCTTCTACATGGCGGGCGCGTTGCTCATCCTGTGGGTCGTGCTCAACAAGACCGACTTCGGCCGCAACCTCCGCGCGACGGGCGGCAACACCGAGGCCGCGCGCCTCACGGGCGTGCGCACGGGTCGCGTGACGACGACGGCGTTCGTGATCGCCGCCCTCTTCGCGGCCGTCACGGGCGTGCTGCTCGCGTCGTCGATCGGCAGCGGCCAGCCGACGGGTGGCGACAACTACACGATGTCGTCGTTCGCCGCCGCGTTCCTCGGCTCCACCGTGCTGCGCGAGGGCCAGTTCCACGTCGTGGGAACCCTCGTCGGCGTCGTGACGGTCGCGGTCGGGTTCAACGGCCTCGCACTCGTGGGCGTGCCCTCGTTCGTGCAGTTCCTGTTCCAGGGCATCCTGCTCATCGCCGCCGTGGCCTTCAGCAGCATCGGCCGCCGGCTCAGCCAGGAGTAG
- a CDS encoding AEC family transporter — MIGVVEGVAVIGAIILIGYVCARLGAFGEETANALTRVAFYVATPAILFRILAHADLRIILSDYMLVAAVSAAAAAVLYLVLSLAFFRRGAGETAIGAASVVFLNSNNMGLPVAMFVLDDPQAIAAVLVLQPIAFTPVLMAVLDGTSGRPLSLGRIVTQPLRNPVVAASATGVAISLSGIRLPDVVEVPLDLLADAAIPVVLLAFGVSLRGRRVLEPGSDRLPIVVATVIKAIIMPLVAWVVAGPLLGLDPAIVFATVVIAALPTGQVVYTYAERFGKGVVHARDVVLLTTVVAVPVLFLAAALLHPS, encoded by the coding sequence GTGATCGGCGTCGTCGAGGGCGTCGCCGTTATCGGCGCGATCATCCTCATCGGCTACGTGTGCGCCCGGCTCGGGGCGTTCGGCGAGGAGACGGCGAACGCCCTCACCCGCGTCGCGTTCTACGTCGCGACGCCCGCGATCCTGTTCCGGATCCTCGCGCATGCCGACCTGCGCATCATCCTGTCGGACTACATGCTCGTGGCGGCCGTGAGCGCGGCCGCGGCGGCCGTACTGTACCTCGTGCTGTCGCTGGCGTTCTTCCGGCGCGGCGCGGGCGAGACCGCGATCGGCGCGGCGAGCGTCGTGTTCCTCAACAGCAACAACATGGGGCTGCCGGTCGCGATGTTCGTGCTCGACGACCCGCAGGCGATCGCGGCCGTGCTCGTGCTGCAGCCCATCGCGTTCACGCCGGTGCTCATGGCGGTGCTCGACGGCACCTCGGGTCGGCCGCTCTCGCTCGGGCGCATCGTGACCCAGCCCCTGCGCAACCCCGTCGTCGCGGCGTCGGCGACGGGCGTGGCCATCAGCCTCTCCGGCATCCGGCTCCCGGATGTCGTGGAGGTGCCGCTCGACTTGCTCGCGGACGCTGCGATCCCCGTCGTGCTGCTCGCCTTCGGGGTGTCGCTGCGCGGCCGTCGGGTGCTCGAGCCCGGGAGCGACCGGCTGCCGATCGTCGTGGCGACCGTCATCAAGGCGATCATCATGCCGCTCGTGGCATGGGTCGTCGCGGGGCCCCTGCTCGGCCTCGACCCGGCTATCGTCTTCGCGACCGTGGTGATCGCCGCACTGCCGACCGGGCAGGTCGTGTACACGTACGCCGAGCGCTTCGGGAAAGGCGTCGTCCACGCGCGTGACGTCGTGCTTCTCACCACCGTGGTGGCCGTGCCCGTCCTGTTCCTCGCGGCGGCGCTCCTGCATCCGAGCTGA
- the pcaC gene encoding 4-carboxymuconolactone decarboxylase: protein MTSQQQFDAGLAVRRAVLGDAYVDRSLAAMDDFTRDLQELVTEYCWGRVWTRDELPRRTRSMLNLAMMTALNRPHELAIHVRGAVNNGVSREEIREVLLQAAIYCGVPAALDAFRVARQVFTDMDAEA, encoded by the coding sequence ATGACCTCCCAGCAGCAATTCGACGCCGGCCTCGCGGTGCGTCGTGCCGTGCTCGGGGACGCGTACGTGGATCGCTCGCTCGCCGCGATGGACGACTTCACGCGCGACCTGCAGGAGCTCGTCACGGAGTACTGCTGGGGTCGCGTGTGGACCCGTGACGAGCTGCCGCGGAGAACTCGCAGCATGCTCAACCTCGCGATGATGACGGCTCTCAACCGCCCGCACGAGCTCGCGATCCACGTGCGCGGCGCCGTCAACAACGGCGTGAGCCGCGAGGAGATCCGCGAGGTGCTCCTGCAGGCCGCCATCTACTGCGGTGTGCCGGCCGCACTCGACGCGTTCCGGGTCGCGCGCCAGGTCTTCACGGACATGGACGCCGAGGCGTGA
- a CDS encoding sugar ABC transporter ATP-binding protein, translating into MTDAAPASPLISARGLTKSFGAVRALRGVGLDILPGQVHGLVGANGAGKSTFLNVLAGVVTPDSGELLVAGEPTDVGSPRRAADLGFAFIYQELALVPEFSAIDNMTIGVRPTTPLGLGDARRRKALAREVAERLDLRFSLDKPVRELSIAERGLVAIGRALVGEARFVSMDEPTASLSDVECERLFGIVRELSAAGVAVAYVSHRLDEIEELCDAVTVFKDGQTVASYERGGYTREDLVLGITGAGSVAETVETPDAPVKSDADVVLSVRGLARGPRVHDVSFDLRRGEILGLAGVVGAGRTETLRLIFGAERPAAGEMTLGGRPYRPRSVSDAITRGVALVPEERRSQALVMDESVLFNTKMGGWRSARAVRWLPFLADGRARALVRSMVERLGVKTASVHSPVRTLSGGNQQKVVFARWLARDIGIMLLDEPTRGVDIGARRQIWATAEEFAAQGGAVVVVCSELEELAVCHRVVVMVEGRTLGEIEGPGVTEAQMLEAIYTQERTSS; encoded by the coding sequence ATGACCGACGCCGCGCCCGCATCCCCGCTCATCAGCGCCCGTGGACTGACCAAGTCCTTCGGTGCGGTGCGTGCGCTGCGCGGCGTCGGTCTCGACATCCTGCCGGGTCAGGTGCACGGGCTCGTCGGCGCGAACGGCGCAGGCAAGTCCACGTTCCTGAACGTGCTCGCCGGGGTCGTGACCCCCGACTCCGGCGAGCTGCTCGTGGCGGGAGAGCCGACCGACGTCGGCTCCCCGCGCCGCGCGGCGGACCTCGGGTTCGCCTTCATCTACCAGGAGCTCGCGCTCGTGCCCGAGTTCTCCGCGATCGACAACATGACGATCGGCGTGCGGCCCACGACGCCCCTCGGCCTCGGTGACGCGCGCCGTCGCAAGGCGCTCGCGCGCGAGGTCGCCGAGCGGCTCGATCTGCGCTTCTCCCTCGACAAGCCCGTGCGCGAGCTCTCGATCGCCGAGCGCGGCCTCGTCGCCATCGGCCGCGCCCTCGTCGGTGAGGCCCGCTTCGTCTCCATGGACGAGCCCACCGCCTCGCTCTCGGACGTCGAGTGCGAGCGTCTCTTCGGCATCGTCCGCGAGCTCTCGGCCGCGGGCGTCGCCGTCGCCTACGTGAGCCACCGCCTCGACGAGATCGAGGAGCTGTGCGACGCCGTCACCGTGTTCAAGGACGGCCAGACGGTCGCCTCCTACGAGCGGGGCGGCTACACCCGCGAGGACCTCGTGCTCGGCATCACGGGCGCCGGCAGCGTCGCCGAGACCGTCGAGACCCCGGATGCGCCCGTGAAGAGCGACGCCGACGTCGTGCTCTCGGTGCGCGGCCTCGCGCGCGGCCCCCGCGTGCACGACGTGTCGTTCGACCTCCGTCGCGGCGAGATCCTCGGTCTCGCGGGCGTCGTCGGCGCCGGCCGCACCGAGACTCTCCGCCTGATCTTCGGAGCCGAGCGCCCCGCCGCGGGCGAGATGACCCTCGGCGGCCGCCCCTACCGTCCGCGCTCGGTCTCCGACGCGATCACCCGCGGCGTCGCGCTCGTGCCCGAGGAGCGGCGCTCTCAGGCCCTCGTCATGGACGAGAGCGTGCTCTTCAACACCAAGATGGGCGGATGGCGCAGCGCCCGCGCCGTGAGGTGGCTGCCCTTCCTCGCCGACGGCCGCGCCCGCGCCCTCGTGCGATCGATGGTCGAGCGGCTGGGTGTGAAGACCGCATCCGTCCACTCGCCCGTGCGCACCCTCTCGGGGGGCAACCAGCAGAAGGTCGTGTTCGCGCGCTGGCTCGCCCGCGACATCGGGATCATGCTGCTCGACGAGCCGACCCGCGGCGTCGACATCGGCGCCCGCCGCCAGATCTGGGCCACCGCGGAGGAGTTCGCCGCCCAGGGCGGCGCCGTCGTCGTCGTGTGCAGCGAGCTCGAGGAGCTCGCCGTGTGCCACCGCGTCGTCGTGATGGTCGAGGGCCGCACTCTCGGCGAGATCGAGGGGCCCGGCGTGACCGAGGCCCAGATGCTCGAAGCGATCTACACCCAGGAAAGGACGTCGTCGTGA
- a CDS encoding MFS transporter produces the protein MRPASASAPAGGASFAPTVVAFGAAGLVAFAELYGVQALLPAIAREFALTASSAALVQSAGALGLALAVVPWSIVARRVRRGTLLRIAVIATILLSPLVAATDGIVSLLLVRFVQGAVLAGIPALAVTHLGDVLDRTRAAAAAGWYVSGTAIGGLSGRLVAGVVGAFGDWRMALVAVSVLSAIAAAAFLVLTPRVVEVPDAPGAARRALRDPRVLALCALAFLQMGAFVAIYNFIGFRLLHEPFGLPDITVTAVFVVYLVGSFTAARSGRIVARIGRHRLVAAGLAAQMIGALVTLPEMVPTIVLGLVIVTAGFFALHAVAAGWVAELGRGSALPSALYTIAYYAGAAVLGWALGLVFDLGAWPGFVAGLVAVGGLSSVAAVAGLGRKELT, from the coding sequence GTGAGACCCGCATCCGCATCCGCACCCGCCGGCGGCGCGTCCTTCGCGCCGACCGTCGTGGCATTCGGGGCGGCGGGCCTCGTCGCGTTCGCCGAGCTCTACGGCGTGCAGGCGCTCCTGCCCGCGATCGCGCGCGAGTTCGCCCTCACGGCGTCGTCGGCCGCGCTCGTCCAGTCGGCGGGCGCGCTCGGCCTCGCGCTCGCGGTCGTGCCGTGGTCGATCGTGGCCCGCCGCGTGCGGCGCGGCACCCTCCTGCGCATCGCCGTCATCGCGACGATCCTGCTGAGCCCCCTCGTCGCGGCGACCGACGGCATCGTCTCCCTCCTGCTCGTGCGCTTCGTGCAGGGGGCCGTGCTCGCCGGCATCCCCGCGCTCGCCGTGACGCACCTGGGCGACGTGCTCGACCGCACGCGGGCCGCCGCCGCGGCAGGCTGGTACGTGAGCGGCACCGCGATCGGCGGCCTGAGCGGCCGCCTCGTGGCCGGGGTCGTCGGGGCGTTCGGCGACTGGCGGATGGCGCTCGTCGCGGTCTCGGTGCTCTCGGCGATCGCGGCGGCGGCCTTCCTCGTGCTCACGCCGCGCGTCGTCGAGGTGCCCGACGCCCCCGGCGCGGCGCGCCGTGCCCTGCGCGACCCTCGGGTGCTCGCGCTGTGCGCGCTCGCGTTCCTTCAGATGGGGGCGTTCGTCGCGATCTACAACTTCATCGGATTCCGCCTACTGCACGAGCCGTTCGGGCTGCCCGACATCACCGTGACGGCCGTGTTCGTCGTCTACCTCGTCGGCTCGTTCACCGCCGCGCGCTCGGGCCGCATCGTCGCGCGGATCGGGCGGCACCGCCTCGTCGCGGCGGGGCTCGCCGCGCAGATGATCGGCGCGCTCGTGACGCTGCCCGAGATGGTGCCGACGATCGTGCTCGGCCTCGTGATCGTGACGGCCGGCTTCTTCGCGCTGCACGCCGTCGCCGCGGGCTGGGTCGCCGAGCTCGGGCGCGGCAGCGCCCTGCCGTCCGCCCTCTACACGATCGCCTACTACGCGGGCGCCGCCGTGCTCGGCTGGGCGCTCGGCCTCGTCTTCGACCTCGGCGCGTGGCCCGGGTTCGTCGCGGGCCTCGTCGCCGTCGGCGGCCTCTCGAGCGTCGCCGCGGTGGCCGGCCTCGGCAGGAAGGAGCTCACGTGA
- a CDS encoding sugar ABC transporter substrate-binding protein, with product MITEFGKRGRRGLALGALALAGVMLAGCSIDGSSNGSKDGGDDTYTVGIVSYDTTTLSAKSETDGAKTAMEAEGWEVLSQDPKGDAAQANTICTQYVTRQVDAIVISVFDTNQMAQCMTGAAAAQIPVFYLAGSLADGVAGAISTTAASPVNEYMIEQIKDLPKLKILAMTLQPGAPCRAREADLDEKLEAAGLSDKIEKHEVVVPGQVTDAQNATAAWLQANPESEGSDLVIWACFSDPAMGAYAALQQADRDVPIYTWDFSDQVVEPLRSGDISAVLYIDAAGEGGQLVELIKAHLAGEDPQEVDANTIIVTPDNLEEFLAEHPEYAA from the coding sequence GTGATCACAGAATTCGGAAAGCGCGGCCGCCGCGGCCTCGCGCTGGGCGCGCTCGCGCTCGCCGGCGTCATGCTCGCCGGCTGTTCCATCGACGGCAGCAGCAACGGCTCGAAGGACGGCGGCGACGACACGTACACCGTCGGCATCGTGAGCTACGACACGACCACCCTCTCGGCGAAGTCCGAGACCGACGGTGCCAAGACCGCCATGGAGGCCGAGGGCTGGGAGGTGCTGAGCCAGGACCCGAAGGGCGACGCGGCTCAGGCCAACACCATCTGCACGCAGTACGTGACCCGCCAGGTCGACGCGATCGTCATCTCGGTGTTCGACACCAACCAGATGGCCCAGTGCATGACGGGCGCCGCCGCCGCGCAGATCCCCGTCTTCTACCTCGCCGGCTCGCTCGCCGACGGCGTCGCCGGCGCCATCTCGACGACCGCCGCCTCGCCGGTCAACGAGTACATGATCGAGCAGATCAAGGACCTCCCGAAGCTCAAGATCCTCGCCATGACCCTCCAGCCCGGCGCTCCCTGCCGCGCGCGCGAGGCCGACCTCGACGAGAAGCTCGAGGCCGCGGGTCTGAGCGACAAGATCGAGAAGCACGAGGTCGTCGTGCCCGGTCAGGTGACCGACGCGCAGAACGCCACCGCCGCGTGGCTGCAGGCGAACCCCGAGAGCGAGGGCTCCGACCTCGTCATCTGGGCGTGCTTCTCCGACCCGGCCATGGGCGCCTACGCCGCGCTCCAGCAGGCCGACCGCGACGTCCCGATCTACACGTGGGACTTCTCGGACCAGGTCGTCGAGCCGCTCCGCAGCGGTGACATCTCCGCGGTGCTCTACATCGACGCCGCGGGCGAGGGTGGCCAGCTCGTCGAGCTCATCAAGGCCCACCTTGCCGGCGAGGACCCGCAGGAGGTCGACGCGAACACGATCATCGTGACGCCCGACAACCTCGAGGAGTTCCTGGCCGAGCACCCCGAGTACGCGGCCTGA
- a CDS encoding cyclase family protein yields MTEIPAYRDLPIAPEHPPRSAWGVWGDDDEIGAMNLLTPERTAQAARLVRRGAVFSLNWELDEPSPPILGRGRLEHTIIDGPSGPDDRYDCFYPQASSQWDALAHVRHPRYGSYNGWTTADLTADPPRFGIDAWARKGLAGRFVLVDAERYFAERGEPIDAGTTRAITVAEMKDILDAQGVALTPGTFLLVHVGWIDWYLASDEQTKLRLARGADFSTTDHDLEHFFPAPGLDRAEEMAEWLWDSGVVAVASDCPAVEAMPMQRDDSEGFLHYRLAALLGIGIGEMWDLRALAADSAVDGVYEGLLASAPLNKRGGTGSPANALAFK; encoded by the coding sequence ATGACCGAGATCCCCGCCTACCGCGATCTGCCGATCGCCCCCGAGCACCCGCCGCGCTCCGCGTGGGGTGTGTGGGGCGACGACGACGAGATCGGCGCCATGAACCTCCTCACGCCCGAGCGCACGGCCCAGGCCGCGCGCCTCGTGCGCCGCGGCGCCGTGTTCTCGCTCAACTGGGAGCTCGACGAGCCGAGCCCGCCGATCCTCGGCCGCGGCCGGCTCGAGCACACGATCATCGACGGCCCCTCCGGGCCCGACGACCGCTACGACTGCTTCTACCCCCAGGCCTCGAGCCAGTGGGACGCGCTCGCGCACGTGCGGCATCCGCGCTACGGCTCCTACAACGGCTGGACGACCGCGGACCTCACGGCCGACCCGCCTCGCTTCGGCATCGACGCGTGGGCGCGCAAAGGCCTCGCGGGCCGCTTCGTGCTCGTCGACGCGGAGCGCTATTTCGCCGAGCGGGGCGAGCCGATCGACGCGGGCACGACGCGCGCCATCACGGTCGCCGAGATGAAGGACATCCTCGACGCGCAGGGCGTCGCCCTCACGCCGGGCACGTTCCTCCTCGTCCACGTCGGCTGGATCGACTGGTACCTCGCGAGCGACGAGCAGACGAAACTGCGCCTCGCGCGGGGCGCGGACTTCTCGACGACCGACCACGACCTCGAGCACTTCTTCCCGGCTCCGGGCCTCGACCGCGCCGAGGAGATGGCCGAGTGGCTGTGGGACTCGGGCGTCGTCGCCGTCGCCTCCGACTGCCCCGCGGTCGAGGCGATGCCCATGCAGCGCGACGACTCCGAGGGCTTCCTGCACTACCGCCTCGCGGCGCTCCTCGGCATCGGGATCGGCGAGATGTGGGACCTGCGCGCGCTCGCAGCCGACTCGGCCGTCGACGGCGTCTACGAGGGCCTGCTCGCGTCCGCACCGCTCAACAAGCGCGGCGGCACGGGATCGCCCGCGAACGCGCTGGCGTTCAAGTGA
- a CDS encoding VOC family protein, with the protein MTAPLIEHIGILVPDLEEAIERWSTVTGYTFSPIGRYRTERYADHSDPEPHFHDARISFSLEGPPRIELMEVTGSGTHGPDQLGIHHLGIQNVADPEAHRELLASRGVAIDGCSFDEQGRILLMFTDKNFLDGIRMEFISPLPGPLVADDGSPLWRDPVTGKASLWGPPAS; encoded by the coding sequence ATGACCGCACCCCTCATCGAGCACATCGGCATCCTCGTGCCCGACCTCGAGGAGGCGATCGAGCGCTGGTCGACGGTGACCGGCTACACGTTCAGCCCGATCGGGCGCTACCGCACCGAGCGCTACGCCGACCACAGCGACCCCGAGCCGCACTTCCACGACGCCCGCATCTCGTTCTCGCTCGAGGGCCCGCCGCGTATCGAGCTCATGGAGGTCACCGGATCGGGCACCCACGGCCCGGACCAGCTCGGCATCCACCACCTCGGCATCCAGAACGTCGCCGACCCCGAGGCACACCGCGAGCTGCTCGCGAGCAGGGGGGTCGCGATCGACGGCTGCTCGTTCGACGAGCAGGGCCGCATCTTGCTGATGTTCACCGACAAGAACTTCCTCGACGGCATCCGCATGGAGTTCATCTCGCCGCTCCCCGGCCCGCTCGTGGCCGACGACGGGTCGCCGCTGTGGCGCGACCCCGTCACGGGCAAGGCGAGCCTCTGGGGGCCGCCGGCGTCGTGA
- a CDS encoding VOC family protein yields MTGAAERLPLVGRAPDQIAYVVPELRPAVERMARVLGVAEWNVWTYDGAYVPVRRYLGEDADYTSVVAMPSYGPALEIIQPVTGPSIYTTFLDERGPGLHHVGYYVPSLAEARAHFAGLGIGEVLSGGGHGVDGDGAYAFFDVRDVVGSYVEAIEAPARRRPPHERIRVEL; encoded by the coding sequence GTGACGGGCGCCGCCGAGCGGCTGCCGCTCGTCGGCCGCGCACCCGACCAGATCGCGTACGTCGTCCCCGAGCTGCGCCCGGCCGTCGAGCGCATGGCGCGTGTCCTCGGCGTCGCCGAGTGGAACGTCTGGACCTACGACGGCGCCTACGTCCCCGTGCGCCGCTATCTCGGCGAGGACGCCGACTACACCTCCGTCGTGGCGATGCCCTCCTACGGCCCTGCCCTGGAGATCATCCAGCCGGTTACCGGGCCGAGCATCTACACGACGTTCCTCGACGAGCGCGGACCGGGCCTGCACCACGTGGGCTACTACGTGCCGTCGCTCGCGGAGGCCCGTGCCCACTTCGCCGGACTCGGCATCGGCGAGGTGCTCAGCGGGGGAGGACATGGTGTGGACGGCGACGGTGCATACGCCTTCTTCGATGTGCGAGACGTGGTGGGATCGTACGTCGAGGCGATCGAGGCGCCCGCCCGTCGCCGTCCACCCCACGAGCGCATCCGGGTGGAGTTGTGA